The Candidatus Binatus sp. sequence CGAGGCGCTCGAAACCGCCAAGGCAATTCAGGACGCCGGCATCGCGGCGATCGCGGCGCTGATGAATCGAGTGCCTGATGCGATGTTCACCACGGCCGAGCTGGCGGCGCTCAGTCCGGCGGGCGGCAACGCGCAGCTCGCCGTGATGCGCAAGGCGGCGCGCGAGCGCGGTCTGATCGGCGCACGCAGGCTCGCCAATGCGGGCCTCGAAACGATTCTGCTGCCGATGCTGTTCACGCCGGCGATCGGTTTTGCCGAACTGTCGGAAATCGCGGACGTACTCGAAGCGGAGTTGCTCGACTGATGAATCGAGCGCCCACCGACGCGATCTCGCCAACAGATTCGCGCAGCCTCGTCGTATGCCTGGGGCCGGGCGGCGTCGGCAAAACCACGATCAGCGCGGCACTCGCGGTACACGCAGCAATCGCGGGACGCACCGTTGACGTGATGACCGTCGATCCCGCGCCGCGGCTGCTCGACGCGCTGGGAATCGATCTCGCCTCGACTGAGCCGCGCGAAGTTCCGCTCGACGGCGTCCGCGGTGCGCGCGCGTCGAGGAACAGTCGCGCGCGGCTGCGCGCGCTCAAGCTCGACCCGAAGCGCACCTTCGACGCGATCATCGCGCGTTATGCATCTTCCGATCGAGCGCGCGACCTCATTCTCGAAAATCGGATTTATCGCAATCTGTCGGGTGCGCTCGCGGGCGTCGGCGATTACATGGCGATGGAGAAACTGCTCGAACTCAGCGACGAGCCCGCGACCGATCTCGTCGTGCTCGACACTCCGCCCGCGGCCGAGGCGATCGACTTCCTCGACGCGCCGCGCCGCCTGCTCGAACTGCTGAACTCGCGCGCGGTAACGCTGCTGAGCGCGCCGGCGGGAATCATCCGCAGCCAGCTTCGGCTTGCAGACATCGCGGCGCGCGCGGTGCTCACGGCATTCGATCGCGTGACGGGACTCAAGCTGCTCGCGGACATCCAGGCGTTCGTGCGCAGTTTCGACGGCCTGTACGAGGGCTTTGCGGCGCGGGCGGCGCGGGCGCAGGAAAAGTTGCGCGCGGCGAACACTGGAATCGTGATGGTCACGACGGCGGAAGCGGGGCGCGTCGCGCAGGCGCGCGATTTTATCGCGGCGCTCGATCGCGCGGGTCTCAAAGTTTCCGCGATGATCGTCAATCGCGTGATGCCCGATCTGCCCGACGCTTCCGAATTCGCTTCGGCCAAAATTTCGGCGGCGCTGAAGCGCAAGCTCAGGCAAAATCTCGCCGACTACGCCGCGCTCAAAAAACGCCAGGACATCTCGCTCGAGATGCTGCGCGATGCGCTTCCATCGGATACCGCCTTGATGGTCGCGCCGGAACTCGGCCGCGAGCCGCGCACACTTTCGGACCTGGCCGCGATCGGCCGCGGTCTGAAATCGGAATGATTTTACGAGCGGGAAGTTTTCTTCGACTGGGCGCCGCGCCGCGCGATTGGCTTGGGCTCGGTGCGCGGCTCGTCCGCATCCAGCAGCCGATCGAGCTTGATGCTAAGGTTCAGAATCTGTGAACTCAGGTGATCGAGGCGGGTCTTCAGATCGCGCACGTCGCGCTTGGAGGGGATGTTGACGAAATCGAGCACCTGCTCGACGTTGCGATCGAAGCTTTGCTTGTTCGCCATGAAGCGTTCGCCCGCGCGCCCGAGACCCGATCGCATCTTGTCGTTGGTCATGACCTCGTTGAAAAAACTCGCGAGCCCGTCCTCGCTCATCTGGCGAAGTTTGCTCATCAGGTTGTCGTCGCGCCCGCGTGCCATGATCTGCAACTATATATAGAGTGCAGGCGCGCGCAAAACGTTGACCACTGTCGCATACATCCTCGGCCTCACGTCGGGCTTCGGCCTGATGGGCTACGCCGAATCGCCCGCGAATCTGATCGCGACGTCGATCATCGTCGATCTGGCGCTCGCGCCGCTGACTGCGATCGTCGCGATTCGCCGCAACCGATCGATCACGGCGTGGGCGATCGCGGGCTTCGCGCTCGGTGCGTGGGCGCTCGCGTGCGTGATGATTCTGCCGGCGTATCGCCCTGCTCCGCCGCGTCCGCCGCAGTATCCGCCTACGTCAGATGCTGCTTGATCCACGCCAGCGTCGGCGCAAACACTTCCGTCTCTGACTTGGCGCCGGCCAAAACGTCGAGATGACCCCATCCGTCGAACTTTTTGTAAGAGGGGTCGGGCGCGCCGGTCGATTTCGCCGCAGCTTCGACCATCGTCGGCCACTGGCTTCCGAAGTTGGTGCTCGCAAACGCGATCACCGGAATCTTCGAGGTCTTCAATTGTTCGAGCAGCGCGGGCGTGAAGGGATTCTCGCCGTCCTGCACCGCGGGCCAATAGCGATCGTACGAAATCAGCAGCTTCGCGAGCACCACCGCGTCGGAGAACCCACCTTGCGGATTCGCGAGACCGCCGTTGGTGCCGAAAAATCCGCCGGCGCCGTAAACCACGTGCTCGAGATTCTCGCGCGCGGTTTTGTACTTCGGAATCGGCGCCGCCTGAGCGGGATTGTCGATCACCATCTGCATCAGCACTTTGCGCTTGTCATAGGTGAGATGCGCGCCGCCGATATCGTCGGCAAAGTGATCGGCGGGCGCCGCGACTTTGCGCATCGGCTTTAGCGGAATGAAACCGTCGAGCGCGATGATTCCCTGCACGCGGTCAGGATGCATCGCGGCGTACAGATACGAAAATTCGACGCCGCGGCTGAATCCCGCGACGAAAATCTTTTCGCGGCCAGTCTGCTCGCGCACAAATTTTGCGGCCGCGTCGATGTCCGACTCGAACAGATCATTGGTCCATCCCGCGAGTTCGGAAAGATCCTTCTCGGCCGTCGCGGGCGGAATGAAATGCGTGCGATAGTCCATCGCCCATACGTCCACGCCGTGGCTCGCGAGATAAAGCTGGAACGAGTAGCGCGGATCTTCGAGCGCGACCTCGCCGTTCATGTTGGTGCCGGGCAGATAGAGCACGACGGCGTCGGGATGCGCCGGCGGGTTGGGGCCCTTCGCGGTGCGATGCAATCCGATTTTGTCGAAGGGCGATTTGCCGACCGTCGCTTGATACGACCATTCGTAAATTCCCGGCGCGCCCTTGATTTCGTGCGCCGCGCCACTCGCGGCAAACGCCGCGGCCTCAGTGGAATCGGCGCGAGCAGTTCCCTGAAAAACGCAGATTGCGAGGATCGCGTAAAGTTGAATCGCGACTCCGACGCGCAGCATCGCATGAGTCTTGCGGCTTGATCGATTAGTCATGGAGATAATCCTCTCCACGATTTCGCGGCTTCGCACAAGTGGCCGCGCGAGGCGGTTGACCCTTCGCCGCCGCCATGCGAAACAGGATCGATCGGTTTTCACGCCAACCACGCTGAGGAGCAATTTGAAATGAGCGAGAAAGTGCAATTCGCGCTGTTTTCTCCACAAGCCGGACAAAGCTGGCATCAGATGGAGGAGCGGGCGCATCGATGCGAAAAGCTCGGCTACCATTCCATCTGGCTGGTCGATCACATGTGGAGCCCCGGGATGCCCGACCTCGATCATCACGAGTGCCTGACGCTGATGGCGGGACTGGCGGCGAAGACCGAAAAAATTCGCATCGGCACGCTCGTGATGTGCAATTCGTATCGCAATCCGGCGCTGCTCGCGAAGTCGCTTTGCACGATCGATCACATCAGCAACGGACGGCTCGAGGTCGGCTATGGCGCGGGCTGGATGGCCGAAGAGTACAAGGGTTACGGCTACGAATTTCCGCCGATGTCCACGCGGCTCAAGATGTTCGAGGAAGGCTTGCACATCCTGAAGCTGATGTTCACCGAGAAGAAGGCGACGTTTAAGGGCCGCCATTACACGGTCGATGAAGCCGCGTGCAATCCGAAACCTGTGCAGCAGCCGCATCCGCCGATCACGATTGGCGGCAGCGGTGAAAAAGTGATGCTGAAACTCGTCGCGCGATTTGCCGATCGATGGAATTGTCCCGCCGGCTACGCGAGCTTCGAGCACAAGTTCAACGTGCTCAAACAGCACTGCAAGGACGTCGGGCGCGACGTCAAGACGATCGACATCTCGGAGCAACTGCTCGTTTGCATCGGCCAGAACGACGCGGAAGTCGAGGCGAAGTGGAAGATGGCGCAGATGCTGAAGCCGTTCGTGACGACGGGCATCAAGGGCACGCCGAAGCAGCTCATCGAGGAGTTCAAAAAGCGCATCGCGATGGGAATCACGACGTTTACGATTTTCTTCAGCGACTTCGCGCCGCCGCCGACTATCGAGCTGTTCGCCAAAGAGGTCATGCCTGCGTTTGCGTAAGTCGAATCGATCGATCGCATCGTCCGCCTCGGCGATCGGGGCAGGCGGTGTTTTTTTTCTGGCAATGCTGATCGCGGGATGCTATTC is a genomic window containing:
- a CDS encoding ArsA-related P-loop ATPase; protein product: MNRAPTDAISPTDSRSLVVCLGPGGVGKTTISAALAVHAAIAGRTVDVMTVDPAPRLLDALGIDLASTEPREVPLDGVRGARASRNSRARLRALKLDPKRTFDAIIARYASSDRARDLILENRIYRNLSGALAGVGDYMAMEKLLELSDEPATDLVVLDTPPAAEAIDFLDAPRRLLELLNSRAVTLLSAPAGIIRSQLRLADIAARAVLTAFDRVTGLKLLADIQAFVRSFDGLYEGFAARAARAQEKLRAANTGIVMVTTAEAGRVAQARDFIAALDRAGLKVSAMIVNRVMPDLPDASEFASAKISAALKRKLRQNLADYAALKKRQDISLEMLRDALPSDTALMVAPELGREPRTLSDLAAIGRGLKSE
- a CDS encoding TIGR03560 family F420-dependent LLM class oxidoreductase, with protein sequence MSEKVQFALFSPQAGQSWHQMEERAHRCEKLGYHSIWLVDHMWSPGMPDLDHHECLTLMAGLAAKTEKIRIGTLVMCNSYRNPALLAKSLCTIDHISNGRLEVGYGAGWMAEEYKGYGYEFPPMSTRLKMFEEGLHILKLMFTEKKATFKGRHYTVDEAACNPKPVQQPHPPITIGGSGEKVMLKLVARFADRWNCPAGYASFEHKFNVLKQHCKDVGRDVKTIDISEQLLVCIGQNDAEVEAKWKMAQMLKPFVTTGIKGTPKQLIEEFKKRIAMGITTFTIFFSDFAPPPTIELFAKEVMPAFA
- a CDS encoding alpha/beta hydrolase; translation: MTNRSSRKTHAMLRVGVAIQLYAILAICVFQGTARADSTEAAAFAASGAAHEIKGAPGIYEWSYQATVGKSPFDKIGLHRTAKGPNPPAHPDAVVLYLPGTNMNGEVALEDPRYSFQLYLASHGVDVWAMDYRTHFIPPATAEKDLSELAGWTNDLFESDIDAAAKFVREQTGREKIFVAGFSRGVEFSYLYAAMHPDRVQGIIALDGFIPLKPMRKVAAPADHFADDIGGAHLTYDKRKVLMQMVIDNPAQAAPIPKYKTARENLEHVVYGAGGFFGTNGGLANPQGGFSDAVVLAKLLISYDRYWPAVQDGENPFTPALLEQLKTSKIPVIAFASTNFGSQWPTMVEAAAKSTGAPDPSYKKFDGWGHLDVLAGAKSETEVFAPTLAWIKQHLT